One stretch of Nitrospirota bacterium DNA includes these proteins:
- a CDS encoding macro domain-containing protein, producing the protein MIKVLEGDMFQSTSQTLVNTVNCVGIMGKGVALEFKNRFPDMFKDYVERCNRGEVKLGQPYIYKSLFLPWILNFPTKDHWRSVTNLQDIVRGLDYLLSHYKEWGITSIAVPPLGCGHGQLEWRIVGPTLYSYLSKMDVVVELYAPYGTPHEQLQPEFFGQASKAAPKASSMPAPQWIKPSWIALVEILRRIEEQPYHWSVGRTVFQKIAYVATEEGLPTELHYKKSSFGPFAADLKGLEARLLNNGLIQEDRCGNMFRIKVGSTFADAKKAYADDLSRWESIIDKTTDLFMRINTKQAELIATVLFASRGLREAGKDVPAERDVLDYVMQWKHRRRPPLDQGDVALTIRNLAALSWLKVSASKDLPLPEDVFADAC; encoded by the coding sequence ATGATTAAAGTGCTCGAAGGTGACATGTTCCAATCGACTTCGCAAACGCTCGTTAATACCGTCAACTGCGTCGGTATCATGGGCAAGGGAGTTGCTCTTGAATTCAAGAACAGATTCCCGGACATGTTCAAAGACTATGTTGAACGTTGTAATCGTGGTGAGGTTAAGTTAGGTCAGCCCTATATTTACAAATCCTTATTCCTGCCGTGGATACTGAATTTTCCCACAAAAGATCATTGGCGGTCCGTCACCAATTTACAGGATATTGTTCGCGGGCTTGACTATCTGCTGAGTCACTATAAGGAATGGGGCATTACATCAATTGCCGTTCCTCCACTCGGCTGTGGTCATGGGCAACTCGAATGGCGAATTGTCGGACCAACGCTATACTCTTATCTAAGCAAGATGGATGTTGTTGTTGAGCTCTACGCGCCATATGGGACGCCGCATGAGCAATTGCAGCCCGAGTTTTTCGGGCAAGCTTCAAAGGCGGCACCGAAAGCGTCCTCCATGCCCGCACCACAGTGGATTAAGCCGTCATGGATAGCTCTTGTGGAAATCCTTCGGCGCATTGAAGAGCAGCCGTATCATTGGTCCGTAGGAAGAACGGTGTTTCAAAAGATCGCCTACGTGGCGACCGAGGAAGGGCTTCCAACAGAGTTACATTACAAAAAAAGCAGCTTTGGTCCATTTGCAGCCGACCTGAAGGGTCTTGAAGCGCGTCTTCTTAACAATGGATTAATTCAGGAAGACCGATGCGGCAATATGTTCAGAATCAAAGTCGGATCTACATTTGCAGATGCAAAAAAAGCGTATGCAGACGATCTCTCCAGATGGGAGAGTATTATTGATAAAACCACTGACTTGTTCATGCGTATTAATACAAAACAAGCGGAGCTCATTGCCACCGTACTTTTCGCCTCACGGGGTCTGCGTGAGGCCGGTAAAGATGTTCCTGCAGAACGCGATGTGCTTGATTATGTCATGCAATGGAAACACCGTAGAAGACCGCCACTCGATCAAGGTGATGTGGCTTTGACCATAAGAAACCTTGCCGCGCTAAGCTGGCTCAAGGTGAGTGCCAGTAAAGACCTCCCGTTGCCAGAAGACGTATTCGCTGATGCCTGCTGA
- a CDS encoding site-specific DNA-methyltransferase — translation MPTLNWIGRKAVENHHKQVPFHLLKEVPELSVGDPGSGNLLVEGDNLLALKALLPYYSGQVKCVCIDPPYNTGNEGWKYNDNVNSPEMSEWLGKVVGKEAEDLTRHDKWLCMMYPRLALLRQFLRPDGAIFVCIDDVEVAHLRLLMDELFGSHNFIVNFVWQSKDTPGNNSSGVAETHNHIIAYRRSDAFQPNLLARNEKQVGTYTNPDNDPRGPWLAAPLTRVEHRDRDYYALKNPAGREIHPPKGSSWRRPPDKMKQLASDNRVWWGKSGDSEFPMEKKFLSEAKEGVVNQTWWPYDFAGSTRNASAEMKELFGGEKPFDTPKPTRLFKVIISLASDSNDLVLDSFAGSGTTGNAVLSLNKQDGGNRRFILVEMEPKIAREITVERVRRVIEGYKNLKDEDVAGLGGGFRFATLGEPLFDERGNIRSSVRFADLALHVYFTETGEPLPKQAKANSPLIGICNGVAVYLLYNGILKDKTPDGGNVLTASILAHLNKHNGPKVIYGTACRIGPERLRRENIVFKQLPYKLRVDAL, via the coding sequence ATGCCGACATTAAACTGGATAGGAAGAAAAGCGGTTGAGAACCATCACAAGCAGGTGCCATTTCATCTGCTGAAGGAAGTGCCGGAACTGTCGGTGGGCGATCCCGGCAGTGGCAATCTGCTTGTGGAAGGGGACAACCTTCTCGCGCTAAAAGCTCTCCTCCCGTATTACTCTGGACAGGTGAAGTGCGTTTGCATTGATCCGCCATACAATACCGGCAATGAGGGATGGAAATACAATGACAATGTGAACAGCCCGGAAATGAGCGAGTGGCTTGGGAAGGTCGTCGGTAAGGAAGCGGAGGATTTAACGCGACACGACAAATGGCTTTGCATGATGTATCCACGCCTCGCATTGCTTCGCCAATTTCTGCGACCTGATGGCGCAATCTTCGTCTGCATTGATGATGTGGAAGTGGCCCATCTTCGACTCTTAATGGATGAGCTTTTTGGCTCGCATAATTTTATCGTAAACTTCGTGTGGCAATCAAAAGACACCCCCGGAAATAACAGCAGTGGCGTAGCTGAAACACATAACCATATCATAGCCTACCGTCGCTCCGATGCCTTTCAGCCGAATCTTTTAGCTCGCAATGAAAAGCAAGTGGGCACATATACAAATCCGGACAATGATCCACGCGGACCGTGGCTTGCTGCGCCACTGACACGTGTTGAGCATCGCGATCGTGATTATTATGCTCTTAAGAATCCGGCAGGAAGAGAGATCCATCCGCCAAAGGGCAGCAGTTGGAGGCGACCACCTGATAAAATGAAACAGTTGGCCTCTGATAATAGAGTTTGGTGGGGTAAATCTGGAGATTCTGAATTTCCCATGGAGAAGAAGTTTCTCTCCGAAGCAAAAGAGGGCGTTGTTAACCAAACATGGTGGCCCTATGACTTTGCTGGTAGCACGCGAAATGCAAGCGCAGAAATGAAAGAACTTTTTGGTGGTGAAAAACCTTTTGATACCCCGAAGCCAACACGGCTATTTAAAGTTATTATTTCACTCGCTAGTGATTCCAATGACCTAGTCCTTGACTCTTTCGCTGGCAGTGGCACAACTGGTAACGCAGTTTTGAGCTTGAATAAGCAGGATGGAGGTAATCGCCGATTTATCCTTGTGGAAATGGAACCAAAGATCGCGCGTGAAATAACAGTGGAGCGTGTGCGCCGCGTGATAGAAGGATATAAAAATCTTAAAGATGAGGACGTCGCGGGTTTGGGCGGCGGTTTTCGTTTTGCGACATTAGGTGAACCGCTTTTTGATGAAAGAGGGAACATTCGCAGTTCAGTGAGATTTGCTGATCTTGCGCTGCATGTATATTTCACAGAAACAGGCGAACCGCTGCCGAAGCAGGCGAAAGCAAACAGCCCCTTAATCGGAATATGTAATGGCGTTGCGGTCTATTTGCTCTACAACGGTATATTGAAAGATAAAACACCGGATGGTGGAAACGTTCTGACAGCAAGCATTCTTGCACATTTGAACAAGCACAACGGCCCGAAAGTGATCTATGGTACGGCCTGCCGGATTGGGCCGGAGCGGTTGCGGCGGGAGAACATTGTATTCAAACAGTTGCCGTACAAATTGAGGGTTGATGCACTATGA
- a CDS encoding FtsQ-type POTRA domain-containing protein, with protein sequence MRDYKNVNVPRSYRGSSNRSTVKRAIVGRAAGRARTGGTGVKRVALQIITIVMIAAGGLLAWKAYQTLLHAEMFQIAGVDVQGAKQISEADLREIAGVFKGKNIFRVDLETPVMRARANPWVKDARIYRRLPNRISMVVTERVAFALLDTGDGMYVMDNEGVVINRIAKENASVWQLPVVAVKQSRVRPGEQVTYEGVAESLTLIAEIAERGGWRMREVTIKAGSPETLSILYADHEFKIGTGNYPEKLRRLAEILSDGTQRGMEISYVDLRPERQAAVMVKNSRVQGTGTRVKGKKI encoded by the coding sequence ATGCGAGATTATAAAAACGTCAACGTCCCGAGATCGTACCGCGGCAGCTCGAACCGCTCGACCGTGAAGCGGGCCATCGTGGGACGCGCTGCCGGACGGGCGCGGACAGGCGGAACCGGGGTCAAACGTGTTGCGCTGCAGATCATCACGATCGTCATGATCGCAGCCGGCGGCTTGCTGGCGTGGAAAGCGTACCAGACGCTCCTGCACGCTGAGATGTTCCAGATCGCGGGCGTTGACGTACAGGGTGCGAAGCAGATAAGCGAGGCTGATCTCAGAGAGATCGCCGGCGTGTTCAAAGGCAAGAACATTTTCCGAGTAGACCTTGAGACCCCGGTCATGCGAGCGCGCGCGAACCCCTGGGTGAAGGATGCCCGGATATACCGCCGTCTGCCGAACAGGATCAGCATGGTCGTCACCGAGCGGGTCGCTTTTGCGCTGCTGGATACCGGCGACGGCATGTATGTGATGGACAATGAGGGGGTCGTCATCAACAGGATCGCGAAAGAGAACGCATCGGTATGGCAGCTCCCGGTTGTGGCCGTCAAGCAGTCTCGCGTACGGCCCGGCGAGCAGGTGACGTACGAAGGTGTGGCCGAATCGCTGACGCTCATTGCCGAGATCGCCGAGCGGGGCGGATGGAGGATGCGTGAGGTGACGATCAAGGCAGGATCTCCCGAGACGCTCAGCATTTTGTATGCCGACCATGAGTTCAAGATCGGTACGGGCAATTATCCGGAGAAGCTCCGCAGGCTTGCCGAGATCCTGTCTGACGGAACACAGCGAGGCATGGAGATCTCCTATGTGGACCTTCGTCCCGAGCGGCAGGCTGCCGTGATGGTGAAGAACAGCAGGGTTCAGGGGACAGGGACCAGGGTCAAGGGGAAAAAAATATAG
- a CDS encoding DUF4433 domain-containing protein, translated as MRREDLPELHFITPIQNVTSIMQYGILCNKKARHLQHSSVAMQVIQDRRACKAVPGGKALHDYVNLYMYARNPMMRKLADHHEELCVLRVGPDVMDTPQAIVTDGNAASGYTVFLPSPAGLGRVNKDSVFAEYWTDPDEFRQWEKKRMKCAEVLVPDKVDSGYILGAYVSCDAAKNKLISAGFSLSITKDTHLFFQ; from the coding sequence ATGAGGCGTGAAGATCTACCGGAACTTCATTTTATCACTCCCATTCAGAACGTGACTTCCATTATGCAATATGGTATTCTATGCAACAAAAAGGCAAGACACCTTCAGCATAGCTCGGTAGCCATGCAGGTAATACAGGATCGGCGCGCTTGCAAAGCAGTGCCTGGCGGTAAAGCTCTCCACGATTATGTGAATCTCTATATGTATGCTCGCAATCCGATGATGCGGAAACTTGCTGATCACCACGAAGAGTTATGTGTGTTGCGTGTCGGGCCGGATGTTATGGATACTCCGCAAGCAATAGTAACTGACGGCAACGCGGCAAGCGGTTATACGGTGTTTCTTCCGTCACCAGCAGGTCTCGGCAGAGTAAATAAGGATTCCGTGTTTGCCGAGTACTGGACTGATCCAGATGAGTTTAGACAGTGGGAAAAGAAACGCATGAAGTGCGCTGAAGTGCTCGTGCCAGACAAAGTAGATTCGGGCTACATCTTAGGCGCCTATGTTTCCTGCGATGCGGCAAAAAACAAGTTGATCTCCGCAGGTTTTTCTTTATCAATTACGAAAGATACCCATCTATTCTTTCAGTAG
- the ftsZ gene encoding cell division protein FtsZ — protein sequence MFQFEDERLPAVIKVIGVGGGGSNAVSSMVQTDIKGVHFIVVNTDMQALELARVPIKLQIGSKITSGRGAGANPEIGRTAALEDADKIKAALAGADMVFITAGMGGGTGTGAAPVLAGLAREVGALVVGVVTKPFSFEGLARMQKADEGIAELKKNVDALIVIPNERLLNLAERRTTLLDSFRLADGVLGQAVKGISDVVMVPGYVNVDFADVRTVMSSRGRAVMGTGIGRGETRAADAAQQAIASPLLEDGSIKGARGVLINITGGNDLGINELNEATAIIKEEVDPGANIIFGAVINPVMSEEIMVTVIATGFDEEGVRDRIKRPVANFKEFRASLEKPKRKQEAFDFRNESFGIDHEDLDKPTFLRRQAD from the coding sequence ATGTTCCAGTTTGAGGATGAACGCCTGCCCGCCGTCATAAAAGTGATCGGCGTGGGTGGCGGAGGAAGCAATGCCGTAAGCAGCATGGTCCAAACGGACATCAAAGGGGTCCATTTCATCGTGGTCAATACCGACATGCAGGCCCTGGAACTTGCCCGGGTGCCGATCAAACTCCAGATCGGGTCCAAGATCACCAGCGGACGAGGGGCGGGCGCGAATCCCGAGATCGGACGGACCGCGGCCCTTGAGGACGCGGACAAGATCAAGGCCGCGCTCGCCGGAGCCGACATGGTCTTCATCACCGCCGGCATGGGCGGCGGCACGGGCACGGGCGCCGCGCCGGTGCTTGCCGGCCTCGCGCGCGAGGTCGGCGCCCTGGTGGTCGGCGTGGTGACCAAGCCCTTCAGCTTCGAGGGGCTGGCCCGGATGCAGAAAGCGGACGAGGGTATTGCCGAGCTTAAAAAAAATGTCGATGCCCTCATCGTGATCCCGAACGAACGCCTGCTTAACCTTGCCGAAAGAAGGACCACGCTGCTCGATTCCTTCAGGCTCGCCGACGGAGTGCTTGGTCAGGCGGTCAAGGGGATCTCCGATGTCGTGATGGTGCCGGGCTATGTCAACGTTGATTTTGCCGACGTCAGGACCGTGATGTCGAGCCGCGGCAGGGCGGTCATGGGCACCGGGATCGGCCGCGGGGAGACCCGGGCCGCGGATGCCGCACAGCAGGCGATCGCAAGCCCGCTGCTGGAAGACGGGTCCATCAAGGGCGCCCGCGGCGTCCTCATCAACATCACCGGGGGCAATGACCTCGGTATCAATGAGCTGAATGAGGCGACGGCGATCATCAAGGAAGAAGTTGATCCGGGCGCGAACATCATCTTCGGCGCGGTGATCAACCCGGTCATGAGCGAGGAGATCATGGTGACGGTGATCGCGACGGGGTTCGACGAGGAGGGCGTGCGCGACCGCATCAAACGGCCGGTGGCGAACTTCAAGGAGTTCAGGGCGTCCCTGGAAAAGCCGAAGCGCAAACAGGAGGCCTTTGATTTCAGGAATGAATCGTTCGGGATAGACCATGAGGACCTGGACAAGCCGACGTTCCTGAGGCGGCAGGCGGATTGA
- a CDS encoding D-alanine--D-alanine ligase, translating to MMLVTKKKIGVLMGGLSSEREVSLASGNAILGALRGKGYAAVAIDVGRDIDERIRKADIEVAFNGLHGKFGEDGAIQGLLEVMGIPYTGSGILASAMGMNKIISKAVFKAYGLHVGPFMVVSAGDKESLARAAATIGFPLVVKPSSEGSSVGVSVVNTGDELAPAMKLALSYDREVLIEHYIRGMEIQVGVLGERALGAIEIVPKDVFYSYKAKYEQGMSEHFFPARVPEAVYKRTLDAGLAAHRALGCRGYSRVDFIIDAAGTPYILEVNSLPGMTATSLLPDIARGIGMSFPDLVEEILRLALEKR from the coding sequence ATGATGTTGGTAACGAAGAAAAAGATCGGTGTTCTCATGGGCGGATTATCGTCGGAGCGGGAGGTTTCGCTTGCGAGCGGGAATGCGATCCTGGGGGCGCTGAGGGGAAAGGGATATGCCGCCGTGGCAATCGATGTCGGCCGGGATATCGACGAGCGCATACGAAAAGCCGACATCGAGGTCGCCTTCAACGGTCTCCACGGCAAGTTCGGCGAGGATGGCGCGATCCAGGGACTGCTCGAGGTCATGGGCATTCCCTATACGGGCTCGGGCATCCTCGCGAGCGCCATGGGCATGAACAAGATCATCTCCAAGGCCGTGTTCAAGGCCTATGGTCTCCACGTGGGGCCCTTCATGGTTGTTTCCGCCGGCGACAAGGAATCGCTCGCGAGGGCGGCGGCAACAATCGGTTTTCCCCTGGTCGTCAAGCCGAGCTCCGAGGGCTCAAGTGTGGGGGTGAGCGTGGTCAACACGGGCGATGAGCTTGCTCCTGCAATGAAACTTGCTCTTTCGTATGATCGCGAGGTCCTGATCGAACACTACATCCGCGGGATGGAGATACAGGTCGGCGTCCTGGGTGAGCGCGCCCTGGGCGCCATCGAGATCGTGCCGAAGGATGTTTTCTACAGCTATAAGGCAAAGTACGAACAAGGGATGTCGGAACATTTTTTTCCCGCACGGGTCCCCGAGGCGGTGTACAAACGTACACTCGATGCGGGGTTGGCCGCGCATCGCGCCCTGGGCTGTCGGGGATACAGCAGGGTGGATTTCATAATTGATGCCGCCGGCACTCCGTATATCCTTGAAGTGAACTCCCTGCCGGGCATGACGGCGACGAGCCTGCTGCCCGACATCGCACGAGGTATCGGAATGTCGTTCCCTGACCTGGTGGAGGAAATTCTGCGATTGGCGCTTGAGAAACGGTGA
- the murB gene encoding UDP-N-acetylmuramate dehydrogenase, giving the protein MEITNFKGDIKRNEPLSRHTSYAIGGPADILAWPADREDLRLLLQAIKTQQQRCFILGGGTNLLVRDGGFRGVMIALQRMHRIKIEREYRSIGGAFAVVYAEAGASLVKLLSFAVEHGLTGLEFAAGIPGTVGGAICMNAGTSLGEMGDIVESVALISPDGELNTRSAEEMAFGYRTASVPEGHLVLEVRVVLRRDDKEKIKARIKELLVTRKQRQPWGFPNAGSVFKNPQEESAGMLIESAGLKGRMVGGAQVSEKHANIIVNTGKAKAADVLELMDIVKEKVLEVSGVRLEPEIKIIGED; this is encoded by the coding sequence GTGGAGATAACAAACTTTAAAGGCGACATCAAGAGGAACGAACCGCTGAGCAGGCACACGTCATACGCCATCGGCGGTCCTGCGGACATCCTTGCCTGGCCCGCTGACCGGGAGGACCTCCGTCTCCTTCTGCAGGCGATCAAGACACAGCAGCAGCGCTGCTTCATCCTCGGCGGGGGCACCAACCTGCTTGTTCGGGACGGCGGGTTTCGCGGCGTGATGATCGCCCTGCAGCGCATGCATAGGATCAAGATCGAACGGGAATACCGCTCGATCGGCGGCGCCTTTGCCGTGGTGTACGCTGAAGCCGGCGCGTCCCTGGTAAAGCTTCTCTCCTTTGCCGTTGAGCATGGACTCACCGGACTCGAGTTCGCCGCCGGCATCCCGGGCACGGTCGGCGGTGCAATCTGCATGAACGCCGGCACGTCCCTTGGCGAGATGGGCGATATTGTTGAATCCGTTGCCCTGATCTCGCCCGACGGCGAGCTGAACACCCGGAGTGCGGAGGAGATGGCGTTCGGCTACCGGACGGCCTCGGTCCCCGAAGGGCACCTGGTGCTGGAGGTGAGGGTGGTCCTGCGGCGCGATGATAAAGAGAAGATCAAGGCGCGGATTAAAGAACTGCTGGTCACGAGAAAACAGCGCCAGCCCTGGGGCTTCCCGAATGCAGGATCGGTGTTCAAGAACCCGCAGGAAGAGTCTGCCGGCATGCTGATAGAGAGTGCCGGGCTCAAGGGCCGAATGGTCGGCGGCGCGCAGGTTTCTGAAAAACACGCCAACATTATTGTGAACACGGGGAAGGCGAAAGCAGCGGATGTGCTGGAGCTCATGGATATCGTCAAAGAGAAAGTTCTTGAGGTATCCGGCGTGCGGCTTGAGCCGGAGATAAAGATAATAGGAGAAGATTAA
- the ftsA gene encoding cell division protein FtsA encodes MAKKPNNVLVGLDLGTTKVCAIVGDVKDDGQVDIIGIGISPSHGLKKGVVVNIDSTVESIKKAVHEAELMAGVEINAVYVGISGNHIKGMNSRGVAAIKNREVGPADVARAIDGARAVNIPMDQQILHVLPQEFIIDDQDGIKDPLGMSGTRLDVKVHIITGAVTAIQNIVKSCSRAGLHVNDLVLQPLASSRAVLTSEEQELGVVVVDIGGGTTDLAFFLEGSLWHTEVLPIGGNHLTNDIAIGLRTPASEAEKIKIKYGCALSSLVKHEESLDVPSVGGRPPRLLSRQILCEIIEPRVEELFGMIQQRLKKTGFEDMFASGVVLTGGTALMEGVQDAAERYLGLPIRRGVPRNIGGLMDVVNSPIYATGVGLVLYGAENAQAAPRKFRSNGSLKRLWKWVEGFV; translated from the coding sequence GTGGCAAAAAAACCGAATAATGTGCTCGTAGGTCTGGACCTGGGAACGACCAAGGTCTGCGCCATCGTCGGTGATGTCAAGGACGACGGACAGGTGGACATCATCGGGATCGGCATCAGTCCTTCGCACGGACTTAAAAAAGGCGTGGTCGTCAACATTGACAGCACGGTGGAGTCCATCAAAAAAGCCGTGCACGAGGCCGAGCTTATGGCCGGTGTGGAGATCAACGCCGTGTATGTGGGGATCTCCGGCAACCACATCAAGGGAATGAACTCGCGCGGCGTGGCGGCGATCAAGAATCGGGAGGTCGGACCGGCGGACGTGGCGCGGGCCATCGACGGGGCGCGGGCGGTGAATATTCCCATGGACCAGCAGATCCTCCATGTTCTGCCGCAGGAATTCATCATCGACGATCAGGACGGGATCAAGGACCCGCTGGGAATGTCGGGCACGCGGCTTGACGTCAAGGTCCACATCATCACCGGCGCGGTGACCGCCATTCAGAACATCGTGAAAAGCTGCTCGCGCGCGGGGCTGCATGTGAACGACCTGGTGCTGCAGCCGCTCGCCTCGAGCAGGGCGGTGCTCACCTCCGAGGAGCAGGAACTCGGCGTGGTCGTCGTGGACATCGGCGGCGGGACAACGGACCTGGCGTTCTTCCTCGAGGGCAGCCTGTGGCACACCGAGGTGCTTCCCATCGGCGGAAATCATCTTACAAACGACATCGCCATCGGCCTGCGCACCCCGGCCTCGGAGGCGGAAAAGATCAAGATCAAGTACGGGTGCGCCCTGTCTTCCCTCGTCAAGCACGAGGAAAGCCTCGATGTTCCCAGTGTGGGCGGACGGCCGCCCCGGCTCCTTTCGCGCCAGATCCTGTGTGAGATCATCGAGCCCCGTGTGGAAGAGCTGTTCGGCATGATACAGCAGCGGCTCAAGAAGACCGGGTTCGAGGACATGTTCGCCTCCGGCGTCGTGCTTACCGGCGGCACGGCCCTGATGGAAGGCGTACAGGACGCCGCAGAGCGCTATCTTGGTCTGCCGATCCGGCGCGGCGTCCCGAGGAACATCGGCGGCCTCATGGATGTGGTGAACAGCCCGATATATGCCACGGGCGTGGGGCTTGTGCTTTACGGCGCGGAGAATGCGCAGGCTGCGCCGCGAAAATTCAGGAGCAACGGAAGCCTGAAGCGCCTCTGGAAGTGGGTGGAAGGATTCGTCTAA